In Candidatus Sulfotelmatobacter sp., a single genomic region encodes these proteins:
- a CDS encoding DUF1028 domain-containing protein — MKRHARRGSQIVALAPCLLALSPQAALAADKIGPIAHTYSIVARDPETGELGVAVQSHYFSVGPVVPWAEAGVGAVATQSLVLVDYGPNGLELMRKGVPAPEALKQLVAADTARDGRQVAMIDAQGRVDAWTGPRCIPFAGQHVGKDYSCQANLMRSDAIWPAMARAYEAAKGDLAERMMQALEAGERAGGDIRGRQSAAMVIVKAKSSGKPWADRVIDLRVEDSKDPLGELRRLIKLRRAYNYEDAGDNAISEKKPEEALKNYEQAAKLAPEVVELQFWAAVSMYTNGREPEGLQTFRHVFARERFWMDLVPRLAQVGLFPNDPDKIAEVQRQAPRVERFLR, encoded by the coding sequence ATGAAGCGCCACGCTCGTCGCGGTTCCCAGATCGTCGCTCTCGCGCCCTGCCTGCTGGCGCTCTCGCCACAGGCCGCTCTCGCTGCCGACAAGATCGGCCCGATCGCTCACACTTATTCGATCGTGGCGCGCGATCCCGAGACCGGCGAGCTCGGCGTGGCGGTGCAGTCGCACTACTTCTCGGTCGGCCCGGTGGTTCCATGGGCCGAGGCCGGAGTCGGCGCGGTGGCGACACAGTCACTGGTGCTGGTCGACTACGGTCCCAACGGTCTCGAGCTGATGCGCAAAGGGGTGCCGGCGCCCGAGGCCTTGAAGCAGCTGGTCGCCGCCGACACCGCGCGCGACGGGCGCCAGGTGGCGATGATCGACGCTCAGGGTCGCGTCGACGCATGGACGGGACCCAGGTGCATTCCGTTCGCGGGCCAGCACGTCGGCAAGGACTATTCGTGTCAGGCCAATCTCATGCGCAGCGACGCAATCTGGCCGGCGATGGCGCGCGCCTACGAGGCGGCGAAGGGCGACCTCGCCGAGCGGATGATGCAGGCGCTCGAGGCCGGCGAGCGCGCGGGCGGCGACATCCGCGGGCGTCAGTCGGCGGCGATGGTGATCGTGAAGGCGAAATCGAGCGGCAAGCCGTGGGCGGATCGCGTGATCGATCTGCGCGTCGAGGACAGCAAGGATCCGCTCGGGGAATTGCGGCGGCTCATCAAGCTGCGCCGCGCCTACAACTATGAAGACGCCGGCGACAATGCGATCTCGGAGAAGAAGCCGGAAGAGGCGCTCAAGAACTACGAGCAGGCGGCGAAGCTCGCTCCCGAAGTGGTCGAGCTGCAGTTCTGGGCGGCGGTCTCGATGTACACCAACGGTCGCGAACCCGAGGGCCTGCAGACCTTCCGCCACGTGTTCGCGCGGGAGCGTTTCTGGATGGACCTGGTTCCGCGGCTGGCGCAGGTCGGCCTGTTCCCCAACGACCCCGACAAGATCGCCGAGGTGCAGCGCCAGGCGCCGCGGGTGGAAAGATTTCTCAGGTAA